Proteins encoded within one genomic window of Humulus lupulus chromosome 1, drHumLupu1.1, whole genome shotgun sequence:
- the LOC133791451 gene encoding protein indeterminate-domain 12 encodes MFSVAMSNSTSNLSEEASVSSGTRVHDFGGIFINNNNNPLVTHFSDHNNNSSTNNNNIIIINDPHDQQLQKVKKKRSLPGHPDPDAEVIALSPRTLLATNRFVCEICNKGFQRDQNLQLHRRGHNLPWKLKQRSSKEIKKRAYVCPEPTCVHHHPSRALGDLTGIKKHYCRKHGEKKWKCEKCSKIYAVQSDWKAHSKTCGTREYRCDCGTLFSRKDSFITHRAFCDALAEESARLSAAAVAAAAAAAAANPIQPLFPLSTITHNYTNQPPQPIHIWDTPQQNPNPSSTQPRPLLHMIKPETHHFPTPPPHSQPPLMIFQDSTAQQPEPQKGLIGSPFQAFHVSSQMASSNAATSAHLSATALLQKAATVGAVASGAHCQGQGHDQSVGHVTEFGRVMSRHPVMNEFILGRGLTSDDLATWRKSDRLTRDFLGLTADVNNNNNSNNNIIVGGGGGGGGESLGNGSANVKDMLTYTGGVEFPPFDQRVHSSLMKPQVFGFVEAATQTWADC; translated from the exons ATGTTTTCAGTAGCCATGTCTAATTCTACTTCTAATTTGTCTGAGGAAGCTAGTGTTTCTTCTGGTACTAGAGTCCATGATTTTGGGGGAATattcattaataataataataatccactAGTTACACACTTTTCtgatcataataataatagtagtactaataataataatattattattattaatgatcCACACGATCAGCAACTACAGAAAGTCAAGAAGAAAAGAAGCCTCCCTGGACACCCAG ACCCAGATGCTGAAGTGATTGCATTATCTCCAAGGACTCTTCTAGCCACAAATAGATTTGTGTGTGAGATATGCAACAAAGGGTTTCAGAGAGACCAAAACCTTCAGCTCCACAGAAGAGGCCATAACCTTCCATGGAAGCTTAAACAAAGGAGCAGCAAAGAGATAAAGAAGAGAGCATATGTTTGCCCTGAGCCCACGTGTGTTCATCACCACCCTTCAAGGGCTCTTGGAGATCTAACGGGCATAAAGAAACACTATTGTAGAAAACATGGAGAGAAGAAGTGGAAGTGTGAAAAATGCTCAAAGATCTATGCTGTTCAATCTGATTGGAAGGCTCACTCTAAAACCTGTGGTACCAGAGAGTATAGATGTGACTGTGGAACCCTTTTCTCCAG GAAGGATAGCTTCATAACCCACAGAGCCTTCTGTGATGCTTTAGCCGAAGAAAGCGCAAGACTCTCAGCCGCAGCGGTGGCGgcagcggcggcggcggcggcagcAAACCCAATCCAACCACTCTTCCCTCTCTCTACAATAACTCACAACTACACAAACCAACCTCCTCAGCCCATTCACATTTGGGACACACCTCAGCAAAACCCTAACCCTAGCTCCACTCAACCACGTCCACTGCTCCACATGATCAAGCCTGAAACTCACCACTTCCCCACACCGCCGCCGCATTCGCAGCCGCCGTTGATGATTTTCCAAGACTCTACAGCGCAGCAGCCGGAGCCCCAAAAGGGCTTGATTGGCTCACCCTTCCAGGCCTTCCACGTCAGCTCACAGATGGCCTCCTCCAACGCGGCCACGTCAGCACACCTATCGGCCACTGCGCTGCTCCAGAAGGCTGCCACAGTCGGGGCCGTGGCGTCTGGGGCGCACTGCCAGGGCCAAGGTCACGATCAGTCAGTGGGTCACGTGACTGAGTTCGGGAGGGTGATGAGTCGCCATCCCGTGATGAACGAGTTCATCCTCGGACGTGGGTTGACGTCCGATGACCTTGCCACGTGGCGTAAAAGCGACCGGTTGACCAGGGACTTTCTTGGTTTGACTGCTGAcgtcaataataataataatagtaataacaATATTAttgttggtggtggtggtggtggtggtggcgagAGTTTGGGGAACGGCTCTGCTAACGTTAAGGACATGCTAACGTACACCGGGGGCGTAGAGTTCCCGCCTTTCGATCAACGAGTTCACAGCTCACTGATGAAGCCCCAAGTTTTCGGGTTCGTGGAGGCTGCCACGCAAACCTGGGCTGATTGTTGA